The Hippoglossus hippoglossus isolate fHipHip1 chromosome 19, fHipHip1.pri, whole genome shotgun sequence genome has a segment encoding these proteins:
- the nog2 gene encoding noggin-2, producing the protein MGLSQTLLVYALVCVHLGVSQHYLRLRPSPSDNLPVPDLKEDPDPEYDPREQDLAERTLRKKLGSNFDPNFMSISSPMLVNLSAADNQVKLQGPMPNEIKKLDLTETPYGKRVKVGKKARRKFLQWLWTYTHCPVVYTWKDLGVRFWPRYIKEGNCFSERSCSFPEGMSCKPVKSINKIFLRWYCQGFLRQKYCTWIQVQYPIISECKCSC; encoded by the coding sequence ATGGGCCTCTCACAAACGCTTCTCGTTTACGCGCTGGTGTGCGTTCACCTTGGAGTTTCCCAGCATTACCTTCGCCTCCGTCCATCGCCCAGTGACAACCTCCCCGTGCCCGATCTGAAGGAGGACCCCGACCCGGAGTACGACCCCCGGGAGCAGGACTTGGCCGAGAGGACACTGAGGAAAAAGCTCGGCAGCAACTTCGACCCCAACTTCATGTCCATCAGCTCACCCATGCTGGTGAACCTCTCCGCGGCAGACAACCAGGTGAAGCTGCAGGGGCCCATGCCCAACGAGATTAAAAAGCTGGACCTCACAGAGACCCCTTATGGAAAGCGGGTAAAAGTGGGCAAGAAAGCCCGCAGGAAATTTCTGCAGTGGCTGTGGACCTATACGCACTGCCCGGTGGTGTACACCTGGAAGGATTTGGGCGTGAGATTCTGGCCACGTTACATCAAGGAGGGAAACTGTTTCTCTGAGCGCTCTTGCTCCTTCCCAGAGGGGATGTCCTGCAAGCCCGTCAAGTCAATCAACAAGATTTTCCTGCGGTGGTATTGTCAGGGCTTTCTAAGACAGAAATACTGTACGTGGATACAGGTGCAATACCCAATCATCTCAGAGTGCAAGTGTTCGTGCTGA